In Plodia interpunctella isolate USDA-ARS_2022_Savannah chromosome 30, ilPloInte3.2, whole genome shotgun sequence, the following proteins share a genomic window:
- the LOC128682629 gene encoding zinc finger protein 3 homolog isoform X6, giving the protein MSSKINYVLCRCCASEGTFKDLSTKYHWMGEVEIYADMLKDCFDVHLSSSVDSEEGGICEVCITQLRNAANFKKQVLHTEKLFIKRLQEKLYDTDAVKVEVSPLNDDLESDHVTEEFPEYEVPIKEEQQEAKPRKRAAKLAASRPKRSKADPGDTKRFTRDTTRVVDPDQDKRNSGASIRELGLNKNENDNVKNINKIDRKKENYEAKSVVSYARVSIGDDKNVMKKHTHNINQILLNSNATPIRSYTSLGFYCQFCPDHFSKPAELKLHTLADHENAKMKEVQAYWLVYYVVKLDITRLKCFLCHKNIDSLQQLVNHLQSVHDKKFYTDINNHILPFKFSEDPNDFKCVLCPNVYKHFKQIQEHMSVHYPNYLCDVCNRPFVNKNSLKGHLGRHEQGEYKCGFCPKIFSTSERKCDHERHVHIGDHVRNKCPYCPAKFVSYNKRKEHMVIEHGAQPVTYNCLACDKVFNTKIDLTKHTKRDHLMERTHQCSECKASFFSRKCLKMHMYKHTGVMEFKCQFCLKRFARRTTLKEHLRIHLNDRKFKCGKCGHSFIQKSSYQSHLRAKHGESAE; this is encoded by the exons aTGAGTTCCAAGATAAACTATGTATTGTGTCGGTGCTGTGCCTCTGAAGGGACGTTTAAAGATTTATCAACCAAGTACCACTGGATGGGTGAAGTGGAAATTTATGCAGATATGCTAAAAGATTGCTTCGATGTTCAT CTAAGCTCGTCGGTGGACAGCGAGGAGGGCGGCATCTGTGAAGTGTGCATCACGCAGCTGCGGAATGCTGCCAACTTCAAGAAGCAGGTGCTGCACACTGAGAAGCTGTTTATAAAGAGGTTGCAGGAGAAACTTTACGATA CAGATGCAGTGAAGGTGGAAGTCTCGCCCCTGAACGACGACCTGGAGTCAGACCACGTGACTGAAGAATTTCCAG aatatgAAGTACCAATCAAAGAGGAGCAGCAAGAGGCTAAGCCAAGAAAGCGAGCGGCAAAACTCGCCGCCTCTCGGCCTAAGAGGTCCAAAGCTGACCCTGGCGATACTAAAC GTTTCACCAGAGACACTACTCGCGTTGTTGATCCAGATCAAGACAAACGTAATTCTGGAGCTTCGATAAGAGAATTGGGCcttaataaaaacgaaaatgaCAATgtgaagaatataaataagatagATCGTAAAAAAGAGAATTACGAAGCGAAGAGTGTAGTGTCATACGCTCGTGTTAGCATAGGGGATGATAAAAACGTAATgaaaaaacatacacataacATTAATCAGATTCTACTAAACTCCAACGCGACTCCGATTAGAAGCTATACGAGTTTAGGTTTCTACTGTCAGTTTTGTCCGGATCATTTCTCGAAACCAGCTGAATTGAAGCTACACACTTTGGCCGATCATGAAAACGCTAAAATGAAAGAAGTACAAGCATATTGGTTGGTCTATTACGTTGTGAAGTTAGATATTACGCGGTTGAAATGTTTCCTATGTCACAAAAACATCGACAGTCTGCAGCAACTGGTGAATCACCTGCAAAGCGTCCACGACAAAAAGTTTTACACCGACATCAACAATCATATTCTTCCTTTCAAATTTAGTGAAGACCCAAAcgattttaaatgtgttttatgCCCTAATGTGTACAAGCATTTTAAGCAAATACAAGAACACATGAGCGTACATTACCCTAATTACTTGTGCGATGTGTGCAACCGTCCATTTGTTAATAAGAATTCGTTGAAAGGCCACTTGGGGAGACACGAGCAAGGCGAGTATAAGTGCGGATTTTGTCCGAAGATTTTCAGCACGAGCGAGAGGAAATGTGATCACGAAAGACACGTGCACATAGGTGATCACGTGAGAAACAAATGCCCGTATTGTCCGGCGAAATTCGTGAGTTACAACAAGCGGAAAGAGCACATGGTTATAGAGCATGGCGCCCAACCTGTAACTTACAATTGTCTCGCGTGTGACAAAGTTTTTAATACGAAAATTGATTTGACGAAGCACACTAAACGAGATCATTTGATGGAGCGGACTCATCAGTGTTCAGAGTGCAAGGCGTCCTTTTTTTCTAGAAAATGTCTGAAAATGCATATGTATAAGCATACTGGCGTGATGGAGTTTAAATGTCAGTTTTGTTTGAAACGATTCGCCCGGAGGACTACCCTCAAAGAGCATTTGCGTATTCATTTAAACGACAGAAAATTCAAGTGTGGGAAGTGTGGACATTCCTTTATTCAGAAGTCTAGTTATCAGAGCCATTTGCGCGCTAAACATGGTGAGAGCGCAGAATAA
- the LOC128682629 gene encoding zinc finger protein 569-like isoform X2 — MSSKINYVLCRCCASEGTFKDLSTKYHWMGEVEIYADMLKDCFDVHLSSSVDSEEGGICEVCITQLRNAANFKKQVLHTEKLFIKRLQEKLYDTDAVKVEVSPLNDDLESDHVTEEFPEYEVPIKEEQQEAKPRKRAAKLAASRPKRSKADPGDTKRDADYTTRVKIDADLKSEDKHLHLPGITIRKLSSDKKGKDNAIKKTATSIMSDQTEFKKQLHNIKQILLNSNATPIKSYSKFGYYCNFCPEHFTKPTELKLHTLSNHEDVEGVKFVKATLSHLIVKLDITDLKCFLCNDAIESLQQLVDHLQNDHDKHFYTDINNHILPFKFGEDPNDFRCVLCPNVYKRFKQIQEHMGVHYPNYTCDVCSSTFVNKNSLKCHMERHERGEYRCRFCPKVFNTHINKCDHERRIHIDGDLRNKCPHCPARFGNYNKRNEHVVKEHGAQPVTFDCLACDKVFNTKVDLTMHTKRDHLMERTHQCSECKACFFSRKCLKMHMYKHSGVKEFKCQFCFKSFARKNTLKQHLRIHLNDRRYKCGKCAQTFIQKCSYQKHMCTKHGDADVTTRVRVSDPVVNTGGNLLHLPEMTIRKLGSNKKGEYNEKNAVNIKADRVELEKHIHNIEQILQNSNATPIKFHSSLGYSCNFCPKHYTKPAELKLHTLAKHENVENLRFAKGTLASLVVKLDITDLKCFLCRKHIESLQEFVDHLQCDHSKKIYTDINNHILPFKFSDDPNHFECVLCRDVFKSFKLTQEHMHIHYTNYTCDICNSTYVNKLCLKYHVERHMQVSSKKGKGSENIAINRDNYIMADQVEFKKHLHNIKQILNNSNATPVKAYTSLGYFCNFCPENFKKPADLKLHTLDNHKNIGKLKFTKGGMSYHLVKLDITDLKCFLCQNDIESLQQLVDHLQNDHDKHYYTDINNHILPFKFGADPNDFRCVLCPNVYKHFKQVQEHMGVHYPNYTCDVCSCMFVSKSSLQRHAERHEQGQHECSFCPKVFSSHGNKYDHERRVHKSGNLRNKCPHCPARFICYNQRNRHMVKEHGAQPVTFDCLACDKVFPSRKHLTKHTKRDHLMERRHQCQECQARFFAAKDLKKHIYTHTGVKDHKCEVCLKEFALKVNLRTHMRIHSNDRRFKCRSCGQTFIHKCSYRNHMRTQHDEVV; from the exons aTGAGTTCCAAGATAAACTATGTATTGTGTCGGTGCTGTGCCTCTGAAGGGACGTTTAAAGATTTATCAACCAAGTACCACTGGATGGGTGAAGTGGAAATTTATGCAGATATGCTAAAAGATTGCTTCGATGTTCAT CTAAGCTCGTCGGTGGACAGCGAGGAGGGCGGCATCTGTGAAGTGTGCATCACGCAGCTGCGGAATGCTGCCAACTTCAAGAAGCAGGTGCTGCACACTGAGAAGCTGTTTATAAAGAGGTTGCAGGAGAAACTTTACGATA CAGATGCAGTGAAGGTGGAAGTCTCGCCCCTGAACGACGACCTGGAGTCAGACCACGTGACTGAAGAATTTCCAG aatatgAAGTACCAATCAAAGAGGAGCAGCAAGAGGCTAAGCCAAGAAAGCGAGCGGCAAAACTCGCCGCCTCTCGGCCTAAGAGGTCCAAAGCTGACCCTGGCGATACTAAAC GTGACGCCGACTATAccactcgggtaaaaatagATGCTGATCTAAAAAGTGAGGACAAACATCTACATTTACCAGGAATCACCATAAGAAAACTGAGCTCggataaaaaaggaaaagacAACGCTATTAAGAAAACTGCCACGAGCATAATGTCCGACCAAACTGAATTTAAAAAGCAATTACACAATATCAAACAGATTTTACTAAACTCCAATGCGACACCGATAAAAAGCTACTCGAAATTTGGCTACTATTGTAATTTCTGTCCGGAACATTTCACGAAACCCACTGAATTGAAACTGCACACGTTGTCCAATCACGAGGATGTAGAAGGAGTGAAATTTGTGAAAGCCACATTGTCACATCTCATCGTGAAGTTAGATATAACAGATCTGAAATGTTTCCTTTGTAACGATGCAATCGAAAGTCTACAACAACTTGTGGATCACTTACAAAACGACCAcgacaaacatttttacacaGACATCAACAACCACATTCTACCTTTCAAATTTGGTGAAGATCCAAATGACTTCCGATGTGTCTTATGCCCTAATGTGTACAAGCGTTTTAAGCAAATTCAAGAACACATGGGCGTGCATTACCCTAATTACACATGCGATGTGTGCAGTTCTACGTTTGTGAATAAGAATTCGTTGAAATGCCACATGGAGAGACACGAGCGAGGCGAGTACAGATGTCGCTTTTGCCCGAAAGTTTTCAACACGCACATTAATAAGTGTGACCATGAAAGACGCATACACATTGACGGCGATTTACGAAACAAATGCCCGCATTGCCCGGCGAGATTCGGGAATTACAACAAGCGTAATGAACACGTGGTCAAAGAGCATGGCGCCCAACCTGTAACCTTCGATTGTCTCGCGTGTGATAAAGTCTTTAATACGAAAGTTGATTTGACGATGCACACGAAGCGAGATCATTTAATGGAACGCACTCATCAGTGTTCAGAGTGCAAGGcgtgttttttttctagaaaatGCCTGAAGATGCATATGTATAAGCATAGTGGCGTAAAAGAGTTCAAATGTCAGTTTTGCTTTAAAAGTTTCGCCAGGAAGAACACTCTCAAACAGCATTTGCGTATCCATTTAAATGACAGGAGGTACAAGTGTGGAAAGTGTGCTCAAACCTTCATTCAGAAGTGTAGCTATCAGAAACATATGTGCACGAAACATG GTGACGCCGACGTTACAACTCGTGTAAGAGTTAGTGATCCCGTTGTAAATACTGGGGGGAATCTTCTACATTTACCAGAAATGACCATAAGAAAATTGGGCTCCAATAAAAAAGGGgaatacaatgaaaaaaacGCCGTTAATATAAAGGCCGACAGAGTTGAATTagaaaaacatatacataatattgagCAGATTCTACAAAACTCCAACGCAACTCCAATAAAATTCCATTCGAGCTTAGGCTACTCATGTAACTTCTGTCCAAAACATTACACGAAACCCGCTGAATTGAAACTACACACATTGGCCAAACATGAAAATGTCGAAAACCTGAGATTTGCGAAAGGCACTTTGGCATCTCTCGTCGTGAAGTTAGATATAACAGATCTAAAATGTTTCCTGTGTCGCAAACACATCGAAAGTCTACAGGAATTTGTGGATCACTTACAATGCGACCATAGCAAAAAAATTTACACCGACATCAACAACCACATACTGCCTTTCAAATTTAGTGACGACCCGAATCACTTCGAATGCGTTCTATGCCGTGATGTGTTCAAAAGTTTCAAGCTCACTCAAGAACACATGCACATTCattatacaaattacacaTGTGATATCTGCAATAGTACGTATGTAAATAAGCTTTGTTTGAAATACCACGTGGAGAGACACATGCAAGTATCCAGCAAAAAAGGAAAAGGCAGTGAAAATATCGCAATTAATAGAGATAATTACATAATGGCCGATCAAGTTGAAttcaaaaaacatttacataatattaagcAGATTCTAAACAACTCCAATGCCACTCCGGTTAAAGCATACACAAGCTTGGGTTACTTTTGTAATTTCTGCCCGGAGAATTTCAAGAAACCCGCCGATTTGAAACTACACACTTTGgacaatcataaaaatataggaaagTTGAAATTCACAAAAGGCGGCATGTCGTATCATCTCGTGAAGTTAGACATAACAGACCTGAAATGTTTCCTTTGTCAGAATGATATCGAAAGTCTGCAACAACTTGTGGATCACTTACAAAACGACCACGACAAACATTATTACACCGACATCAACAACCACATTCTTCCGTTCAAATTTGGTGCAGATCCAAATGACTTCCGATGTGTCTTATGCCCTAATGTGTACAAGCATTTTAAGCAAGTTCAAGAACACATGGGCGTGCATTATCCTAATTACACATGCGATGTGTGCAGTTGTATGTTTGTGAGTAAGTCTTCGTTGCAACGCCACGCGGAGCGACACGAACAAGGTCAGCACGAATGCAGTTTTTGTCCCAAGGTATTCAGCTCGCACGGCAATAAGTATGACCATGAAAGACGTGTACACAAATCTGGTAATTTAAGAAACAAATGCCCGCATTGTCCGGCGAGATTCATATGTTACAACCAGCGGAACAGGCATATGGTGAAAGAGCATGGCGCCCAACCTGTAACCTTCGATTGTCTCGCGTGTGACAAAGTATTTCCCTCGAGAAAGCATTTGACGAAGCACACGAAGCGTGACCATTTGATGGAGCGGCGACATCAGTGTCAGGAGTGCCAGGCGCGCTTTTTTGCCGCCAAAGACctcaaaaaacatatatatacgCATACGGGCGTGAAAGATCACAAATGTGAGGTTTGTTTAAAAGAATTCGCCTTGAAGGTTAATCTCAGAACGCATATGCGTATACATTCGAACGACAGGAGATTCAAGTGTAGGAGTTGTGGACAGACTTTTATTCATAAGTGTAGTTATCGCAACCATATGCGCACACAACACGACGAAGTCGTATAA
- the LOC128682629 gene encoding zinc finger protein 569-like isoform X1 yields MSSKINYVLCRCCASEGTFKDLSTKYHWMGEVEIYADMLKDCFDVHLMLQLSSSVDSEEGGICEVCITQLRNAANFKKQVLHTEKLFIKRLQEKLYDTDAVKVEVSPLNDDLESDHVTEEFPEYEVPIKEEQQEAKPRKRAAKLAASRPKRSKADPGDTKRDADYTTRVKIDADLKSEDKHLHLPGITIRKLSSDKKGKDNAIKKTATSIMSDQTEFKKQLHNIKQILLNSNATPIKSYSKFGYYCNFCPEHFTKPTELKLHTLSNHEDVEGVKFVKATLSHLIVKLDITDLKCFLCNDAIESLQQLVDHLQNDHDKHFYTDINNHILPFKFGEDPNDFRCVLCPNVYKRFKQIQEHMGVHYPNYTCDVCSSTFVNKNSLKCHMERHERGEYRCRFCPKVFNTHINKCDHERRIHIDGDLRNKCPHCPARFGNYNKRNEHVVKEHGAQPVTFDCLACDKVFNTKVDLTMHTKRDHLMERTHQCSECKACFFSRKCLKMHMYKHSGVKEFKCQFCFKSFARKNTLKQHLRIHLNDRRYKCGKCAQTFIQKCSYQKHMCTKHGDADVTTRVRVSDPVVNTGGNLLHLPEMTIRKLGSNKKGEYNEKNAVNIKADRVELEKHIHNIEQILQNSNATPIKFHSSLGYSCNFCPKHYTKPAELKLHTLAKHENVENLRFAKGTLASLVVKLDITDLKCFLCRKHIESLQEFVDHLQCDHSKKIYTDINNHILPFKFSDDPNHFECVLCRDVFKSFKLTQEHMHIHYTNYTCDICNSTYVNKLCLKYHVERHMQVSSKKGKGSENIAINRDNYIMADQVEFKKHLHNIKQILNNSNATPVKAYTSLGYFCNFCPENFKKPADLKLHTLDNHKNIGKLKFTKGGMSYHLVKLDITDLKCFLCQNDIESLQQLVDHLQNDHDKHYYTDINNHILPFKFGADPNDFRCVLCPNVYKHFKQVQEHMGVHYPNYTCDVCSCMFVSKSSLQRHAERHEQGQHECSFCPKVFSSHGNKYDHERRVHKSGNLRNKCPHCPARFICYNQRNRHMVKEHGAQPVTFDCLACDKVFPSRKHLTKHTKRDHLMERRHQCQECQARFFAAKDLKKHIYTHTGVKDHKCEVCLKEFALKVNLRTHMRIHSNDRRFKCRSCGQTFIHKCSYRNHMRTQHDEVV; encoded by the exons aTGAGTTCCAAGATAAACTATGTATTGTGTCGGTGCTGTGCCTCTGAAGGGACGTTTAAAGATTTATCAACCAAGTACCACTGGATGGGTGAAGTGGAAATTTATGCAGATATGCTAAAAGATTGCTTCGATGTTCAT CTTATGTTACAGCTAAGCTCGTCGGTGGACAGCGAGGAGGGCGGCATCTGTGAAGTGTGCATCACGCAGCTGCGGAATGCTGCCAACTTCAAGAAGCAGGTGCTGCACACTGAGAAGCTGTTTATAAAGAGGTTGCAGGAGAAACTTTACGATA CAGATGCAGTGAAGGTGGAAGTCTCGCCCCTGAACGACGACCTGGAGTCAGACCACGTGACTGAAGAATTTCCAG aatatgAAGTACCAATCAAAGAGGAGCAGCAAGAGGCTAAGCCAAGAAAGCGAGCGGCAAAACTCGCCGCCTCTCGGCCTAAGAGGTCCAAAGCTGACCCTGGCGATACTAAAC GTGACGCCGACTATAccactcgggtaaaaatagATGCTGATCTAAAAAGTGAGGACAAACATCTACATTTACCAGGAATCACCATAAGAAAACTGAGCTCggataaaaaaggaaaagacAACGCTATTAAGAAAACTGCCACGAGCATAATGTCCGACCAAACTGAATTTAAAAAGCAATTACACAATATCAAACAGATTTTACTAAACTCCAATGCGACACCGATAAAAAGCTACTCGAAATTTGGCTACTATTGTAATTTCTGTCCGGAACATTTCACGAAACCCACTGAATTGAAACTGCACACGTTGTCCAATCACGAGGATGTAGAAGGAGTGAAATTTGTGAAAGCCACATTGTCACATCTCATCGTGAAGTTAGATATAACAGATCTGAAATGTTTCCTTTGTAACGATGCAATCGAAAGTCTACAACAACTTGTGGATCACTTACAAAACGACCAcgacaaacatttttacacaGACATCAACAACCACATTCTACCTTTCAAATTTGGTGAAGATCCAAATGACTTCCGATGTGTCTTATGCCCTAATGTGTACAAGCGTTTTAAGCAAATTCAAGAACACATGGGCGTGCATTACCCTAATTACACATGCGATGTGTGCAGTTCTACGTTTGTGAATAAGAATTCGTTGAAATGCCACATGGAGAGACACGAGCGAGGCGAGTACAGATGTCGCTTTTGCCCGAAAGTTTTCAACACGCACATTAATAAGTGTGACCATGAAAGACGCATACACATTGACGGCGATTTACGAAACAAATGCCCGCATTGCCCGGCGAGATTCGGGAATTACAACAAGCGTAATGAACACGTGGTCAAAGAGCATGGCGCCCAACCTGTAACCTTCGATTGTCTCGCGTGTGATAAAGTCTTTAATACGAAAGTTGATTTGACGATGCACACGAAGCGAGATCATTTAATGGAACGCACTCATCAGTGTTCAGAGTGCAAGGcgtgttttttttctagaaaatGCCTGAAGATGCATATGTATAAGCATAGTGGCGTAAAAGAGTTCAAATGTCAGTTTTGCTTTAAAAGTTTCGCCAGGAAGAACACTCTCAAACAGCATTTGCGTATCCATTTAAATGACAGGAGGTACAAGTGTGGAAAGTGTGCTCAAACCTTCATTCAGAAGTGTAGCTATCAGAAACATATGTGCACGAAACATG GTGACGCCGACGTTACAACTCGTGTAAGAGTTAGTGATCCCGTTGTAAATACTGGGGGGAATCTTCTACATTTACCAGAAATGACCATAAGAAAATTGGGCTCCAATAAAAAAGGGgaatacaatgaaaaaaacGCCGTTAATATAAAGGCCGACAGAGTTGAATTagaaaaacatatacataatattgagCAGATTCTACAAAACTCCAACGCAACTCCAATAAAATTCCATTCGAGCTTAGGCTACTCATGTAACTTCTGTCCAAAACATTACACGAAACCCGCTGAATTGAAACTACACACATTGGCCAAACATGAAAATGTCGAAAACCTGAGATTTGCGAAAGGCACTTTGGCATCTCTCGTCGTGAAGTTAGATATAACAGATCTAAAATGTTTCCTGTGTCGCAAACACATCGAAAGTCTACAGGAATTTGTGGATCACTTACAATGCGACCATAGCAAAAAAATTTACACCGACATCAACAACCACATACTGCCTTTCAAATTTAGTGACGACCCGAATCACTTCGAATGCGTTCTATGCCGTGATGTGTTCAAAAGTTTCAAGCTCACTCAAGAACACATGCACATTCattatacaaattacacaTGTGATATCTGCAATAGTACGTATGTAAATAAGCTTTGTTTGAAATACCACGTGGAGAGACACATGCAAGTATCCAGCAAAAAAGGAAAAGGCAGTGAAAATATCGCAATTAATAGAGATAATTACATAATGGCCGATCAAGTTGAAttcaaaaaacatttacataatattaagcAGATTCTAAACAACTCCAATGCCACTCCGGTTAAAGCATACACAAGCTTGGGTTACTTTTGTAATTTCTGCCCGGAGAATTTCAAGAAACCCGCCGATTTGAAACTACACACTTTGgacaatcataaaaatataggaaagTTGAAATTCACAAAAGGCGGCATGTCGTATCATCTCGTGAAGTTAGACATAACAGACCTGAAATGTTTCCTTTGTCAGAATGATATCGAAAGTCTGCAACAACTTGTGGATCACTTACAAAACGACCACGACAAACATTATTACACCGACATCAACAACCACATTCTTCCGTTCAAATTTGGTGCAGATCCAAATGACTTCCGATGTGTCTTATGCCCTAATGTGTACAAGCATTTTAAGCAAGTTCAAGAACACATGGGCGTGCATTATCCTAATTACACATGCGATGTGTGCAGTTGTATGTTTGTGAGTAAGTCTTCGTTGCAACGCCACGCGGAGCGACACGAACAAGGTCAGCACGAATGCAGTTTTTGTCCCAAGGTATTCAGCTCGCACGGCAATAAGTATGACCATGAAAGACGTGTACACAAATCTGGTAATTTAAGAAACAAATGCCCGCATTGTCCGGCGAGATTCATATGTTACAACCAGCGGAACAGGCATATGGTGAAAGAGCATGGCGCCCAACCTGTAACCTTCGATTGTCTCGCGTGTGACAAAGTATTTCCCTCGAGAAAGCATTTGACGAAGCACACGAAGCGTGACCATTTGATGGAGCGGCGACATCAGTGTCAGGAGTGCCAGGCGCGCTTTTTTGCCGCCAAAGACctcaaaaaacatatatatacgCATACGGGCGTGAAAGATCACAAATGTGAGGTTTGTTTAAAAGAATTCGCCTTGAAGGTTAATCTCAGAACGCATATGCGTATACATTCGAACGACAGGAGATTCAAGTGTAGGAGTTGTGGACAGACTTTTATTCATAAGTGTAGTTATCGCAACCATATGCGCACACAACACGACGAAGTCGTATAA
- the LOC128682629 gene encoding zinc finger protein 260-like isoform X5 → MSSKINYVLCRCCASEGTFKDLSTKYHWMGEVEIYADMLKDCFDVHLMLQLSSSVDSEEGGICEVCITQLRNAANFKKQVLHTEKLFIKRLQEKLYDTDAVKVEVSPLNDDLESDHVTEEFPEYEVPIKEEQQEAKPRKRAAKLAASRPKRSKADPGDTKRDDQDTKVIDPDVSDKDVKPGNSIRNVVSNKKDNAKSPTAREHIKSDRIEMKKHLHNTKQIIMNSNATPIKSYTAQGYFCHFCTSCFTKPVELKLHILTNHDDSEKEGFMKNYSLQYYVVKMDITRLKCFICHRDIQSLQQLTDHLQKEHNKTFFDDIKNHILPFKFGEDPNSFQCVLCPNVYKYFKQIQEHMSVHYPNYICDVCSRPFVNKNSLKSHVGRHEQGEYKCGFCPKIFSTNGKKWDHEKHVHIGDQFRNKCPHCPAKFVSYTRRNEHMVKEHGAQPVTFNCLACDKVFGNKARLTKHTKRDHLMERRHQCSECQACFFSSRGLKMHMLKHTGVKDFKCQICSKQFGRKSTLKQHLRIHFNDRRYKCLECGQSFIQKSSYEIHMRSKHGLNVK, encoded by the exons aTGAGTTCCAAGATAAACTATGTATTGTGTCGGTGCTGTGCCTCTGAAGGGACGTTTAAAGATTTATCAACCAAGTACCACTGGATGGGTGAAGTGGAAATTTATGCAGATATGCTAAAAGATTGCTTCGATGTTCAT CTTATGTTACAGCTAAGCTCGTCGGTGGACAGCGAGGAGGGCGGCATCTGTGAAGTGTGCATCACGCAGCTGCGGAATGCTGCCAACTTCAAGAAGCAGGTGCTGCACACTGAGAAGCTGTTTATAAAGAGGTTGCAGGAGAAACTTTACGATA CAGATGCAGTGAAGGTGGAAGTCTCGCCCCTGAACGACGACCTGGAGTCAGACCACGTGACTGAAGAATTTCCAG aatatgAAGTACCAATCAAAGAGGAGCAGCAAGAGGCTAAGCCAAGAAAGCGAGCGGCAAAACTCGCCGCCTCTCGGCCTAAGAGGTCCAAAGCTGACCCTGGCGATACTAAAC GTGACGATCAAGATACGAAAGTTATCGATCCAGATGTAAGTGATAAGGACGTTAAACCAGGAAATTCTATAAGAAATGTGGTCTCCAATAAAAAGGACAACGCAAAGAGTCCAACAGCCCGCGAACACATAAAGTCTGACAGAATCGAAatgaaaaaacatttacataacaCGAAACAGATAATTATGAACTCCAATGCGACACCAATTAAAAGCTACACCGCTCAAGGATACTTCTGCCATTTCTGTACGAGCTGTTTCACGAAACCTGTCGAGTTGAAACTGCACATTTTGACCAATCACGACGATTCGGAAAAGGAGGGGTTTATGAAAAACTATTCGTTGCAATACTACGTGGTGAAGATGGACATAACGAGATTGAAGTGCTTCATATGCCACAGGGATATACAAAGTCTGCAACAGTTGACGGATCATTTACAAAAGGAACACAACAAAACGTTTTTCGACGATATCAAAAACCATATACTCCCGTTCAAATTTGGCGAAGACCCGAACAGTTTCCAATGTGTACTATGCCCTAATGTGTACAAGTATTTTAAGCAAATACAAGAACACATGAGCGTGCATTATCCTAATTACATATGCGATGTGTGCAGCCGTCCCTTTGTGAATAAGAATTCGTTGAAGAGCCACGTGGGGAGACACGAGCAAGGCGAATACAAATGTGGATTTTGTCCGAAGATATTTAGCACGAACGGCAAGAAATGGGACCACGAGAAACACGTGCACATTGGCGATCAGTTTAGGAACAAATGTCCGCATTGCCCTGCGAAATTCGTGAGTTACACCAGACGGAACGAACATATGGTGAAAGAGCATGGCGCCCAACCTGTAACCTTCAATTGTCTCGCGTGTGACAAAGTGTTCGGTAACAAAGCGCGTTTGACGAAGCACACGAAGCGTGACCATTTGATGGAGCGCCGACATCAGTGTTCAGAATGCCAGGCGTGTTTCTTTTCTTCCCGAGGCCTGAAAATGCATATGCTTAAGCATACGGGCGTGAAGGACTTCAAATGTCAGATTTGTTCAAAACAATTCGGCAGGAAGAGTACCCTCAAACAGCATTTGCgcatacattttaatgataGGAGATACAAGTGTTTGGAGTGTGGACAGTCCTTCATTCAGAAGAGCAGTTATGAGATTCATATGCGCTCAAAACATGGTCTAAACGTGAAATAA